The Caldilineales bacterium genome includes the window ACCGCCCCCCACCGCCGCCGCCGCAGGGCGAACAGGACCAGAACTTCGGCGCTGACGGCGATCGAGTTGGCCAGTGCCAGGCCGCCATGCCCCATTGCTTGCATGAGCACAATCCCCAAGCCGATGCTGACGACGGCCGAGCCGATGGCGACGAAGAGGGGGGTGAGGGTGTCCTGTTGGGCGAAGAAAGCTCGCGCTGCCAGTTCCAGCACGGTGTGGGCGGCCAGGCCGAGGGCGAAGAAGCGCAGGGCGGTGTAGATGGCGGTGATGGCGGCGCTATCGAAGCTGCCGCCGCCATAGAGCATATCGAGCAGCGGCTGGCCGAGGAGGATGAGGCCGAGGGCGGCGGGGACGGCCAGGGCGAGCACGGCGCGGGTGGTCTCGCCCAGCGTCTGGCGCAGACCCGAAAAGTCATGGCGGGCGGCGAGTTCGGCAAAGGTGGGGAAGGCGACGAGGCCGAAGGCGGTGCCGATGATGGTTTCGGGCAGTTGCATGGCGTCCCAGCCCCATTCCAGGCCGCTGACGCTGCCGGCCGGGAGGCGGGAGGCCAGGTTGGTGGTGGCAATGAGGGTGAACTGGAACACAGCCAGGTCGAGGATGCGCGGTCCCATCAGCACGGCCACCCGTCGCACGGCCGGGCTGCGGCCATCTAGCACCGGCTGCCAGCGAAAGCCGTAGCGGAGCAGCGCCGGGATTTTGGCGGCCAGATGCAGGGCCGCGCCCAGAACGGCGCCCATCGCCAGCCCGCGCACCCCCCAGACCGGGACGAACCAAATGGCGCCGGCGGCGATGCCCAGAGGATAGAAGACGGGGGCCAGCGCCGGCAGCAGGAAGTGCTTGAAGCCGTGGAGGGCGCTGGTCTGCACCGAACTGATGCCGAAGAGGAGGGTCGAGACCAGCACCAGACGCATGAGGTCGGCGGCGGCGGCCTGGCCGGCGGCGTCGAAGCCAGGCGCAATCAGGCGCCGCACCAGCCAGGGCGCGGCCAGGCCGGCCAGGCCGGCGCCGATGGCGACGATGAGCACGACCCAGTTGGTGATGGCGCTAGCCAGGCGCCAGGCGCCGGCGCGGTTTTCCTGGGCCAGGAAATCGGCGAAGACGGGGATGAAGGCGGTGGCCAGGGCGCCGCCGGCGACGATAGTGAACAGCAGGTCGGGCAGCTTGAAGGCGGCGTAGTAGGCGTCGAGTTCGGCGCCGATGGTGAAGTGCTGGGCGATGATGATGTTGCGGAACAGCCCGGCCGCCGCCGCCAAGCCAAAACAGGCGGCCACCACCAGGGTGTTGGCGGCGATGTGGGAACGGGTGGGCGAGGCAGTGGTTATGTTGCCACGAATCTTACGAATTTTCACGAAGATGGATTCAGGGTTGGGGTGGGCGTCGGGGCTCGTGGTTGCCACGAATTTCACAAATTGTCACGAAGCTCGCCCGGTCTACTCGCCCAGTTCGGTCAGGGCGGCGGCGGCAGGCGCGTAGGTGGGGTTGAGTTCGAGGGCGCGGCGATAGGCAAGGCGGGCGGCGGGTGCATCGCCCAGGGCTTGCAGGGCGCGGCCGCGCCAGTAGTGCAGTTCCTCGACCGTGGTCGTGGTGCGCAGGGTGGCGTCGGCCAGCGCCAGGGCTTCCTCGTGACGGCCTACCGCCGAATAAGCCTGGAAGGGGCCGAACTGGTACCACAGCATCCGCCAGGGCAGACCGATGATGCGGGCCTGGTCGAAAGCGGCGGCGGCCTCATCCGCCCGGCCCAGGGCCACGAGCGCGCTGCCCTGGTTGAACCAGGCGAAGGCGTCGTTGGGGTTGGCGGCAATCTCGGCTTGTGCTGTTTGCAGTGCGCCTTCCCACATAGCCTGCTCGTCGGCGGCCTCGGCCATGATGCTGGCGGCTACGGGCGCCTGTTCGTCGCTAAAGACGACCAGGTGGGCGCGGTTGAAGACGCGCCAGAGTGCGGCAAGTTCGGCGTAGGGCAGGCGAATGCCCTGGTAGGGTGCGTCGCGGGAGATGCCGGTGGCTACATAGCTGTCGTAGGCAATCCACTCCTGTTTGGCGTCGTCGTAGCCGGTGAGCAGGCGGTAATGGCCCATGCCGTCGTTCGGTTCCGGCTCCAGCCAGGTTTCCACCAGCACCGGGATGCCGGCGTTGAGCCACTGGCGCAGCGTGTCGGCGTTGCCATCGAAGAGGACCGCTGCCTGCAAGCCCTGGCCGCGGGCGAAGGCCGCCAGTTCGTCCAGGTTGACGTTCTTATCGTCGGGGTGGTGGCGCAGGACTTTGCGGATGTCTTCCTGGGTCAGCGGGCTGCCAAAGTAGCTGAGCTGCATCGACAGCGTGGCCGGGCCGCAGTTGTTCCAGGTCTGCCAGGCGTGGCGGAAGCCGGTGAGGGAGAGGGTGGGAGGGGGAGAGGGGGAGAGGGAGGGAGGGGGAGACGCAGGGAGGGTGGGGGTGGAAGTGGGGGAGATGGAGGGAGGGGTGGAAGTGGGGGAGATGGAGGGAGTGGGAGACGCAGGGAGGGTGGGGGTGGGGGAGGAGGTGAGCGAGAGGGTGGGAGTGGGAGAGACAGTGGGTGGAGGGGGGAGGCAGGGGGTTGCTGGGGAGGATGTCTGGTCGCTGGTCTCCGACCCGCCGCTGCAGACCAGGGCGTGGGCCTGCCCTCCGTCCTCTGCTCTCTGCTCCCCAGGCGTGGGCAGGGGGGTGGGCACCAGGAGGGGGTGCTCGACCGGGCGGCGCTGGGCGATCTCAGCCCGGGCGCGGCGGATGAGGCCGTCTGGCCCGCCATAGCGAAGGATGTCGGCAGCGACGATGAGGAGGAAGACGGCCAGGAGACAGGCTCCCGCCGCCAGGATGAGGCGCTTCATAGTCGCGCACTATAGCACGGACGGGTGAACCTTGTTGGGCGGATGGACTACAGACCAGCGACGATTGGACTGCGAACGCCCGACCGGTGTGGTTGATGACCCGAACATGACGCAAGTCATGGTCTGGCAGCCAGGAATGCGCTACACTGGCCCTTGCGCAACCCGGAACCCTGCACCCGGAACCCGGAACACCATCCCACGGAGGACGCACCATGGAAGTTCAAGGACGAACGATTCTCGTACTCGGCGGCGGCGGCATGGTCGGCAAGGCCATTTGCCGGCGGCTGCTGCGCGACAAACCCACCCATATCATCATTGCCTCCATCGATCAGGCGGGCGCGGAGCGGGCTGCCGCCCTGATCGGGGCGGAAGCGCCGCCAGGGACAGAGGTGAGCGCCTGCTGGGGCAATATCTTCGTCCGCTGGGAGTACAAGGACTGGACCTGGCCCGAGATCCTGGCCGATGCCGAGGCGCGGCGGCTGGCTCTGGCCGACTTGCTCGACCCCCTGGCCGGGGAGCGCAAGGCTGAGGTGCTGGAGCACTCGACCCTTCACCGTTTTGCCCACCAGTATCGGCCCGATGCCATCGTCGATTGCATCAACACCGCCACCGCCTTCGCCTATCAGAACATCTATGCCAGCGCCCGCGAGTTGCAAGCAGCGGCCGCCGGCGACCCGGCCGGCTTCGCTGAGGCGGTCGAGCGCCACCTGGCCAAGCTCTACATCCCCCATGTCGTCCGCCACATCCAGGTCTTGCAGGAGGTGCTGGCCCCCGACCCCGAAAACGGCTGGCCGGGCGTCAAGGTCTATCTGAAGGTGGGCACCAGCGGCACGGGCGGGATGGGTCTGAACATCCCCTACACGCACGGCGAAGAAAAACCCTCGTCGGTGCTGCTCTCGAAGGCGGCGGTGGCGGGCGCACACAGCCTC containing:
- a CDS encoding C39 family peptidase, coding for MKRLILAAGACLLAVFLLIVAADILRYGGPDGLIRRARAEIAQRRPVEHPLLVPTPLPTPGEQRAEDGGQAHALVCSGGSETSDQTSSPATPCLPPPPTVSPTPTLSLTSSPTPTLPASPTPSISPTSTPPSISPTSTPTLPASPPPSLSPSPPPTLSLTGFRHAWQTWNNCGPATLSMQLSYFGSPLTQEDIRKVLRHHPDDKNVNLDELAAFARGQGLQAAVLFDGNADTLRQWLNAGIPVLVETWLEPEPNDGMGHYRLLTGYDDAKQEWIAYDSYVATGISRDAPYQGIRLPYAELAALWRVFNRAHLVVFSDEQAPVAASIMAEAADEQAMWEGALQTAQAEIAANPNDAFAWFNQGSALVALGRADEAAAAFDQARIIGLPWRMLWYQFGPFQAYSAVGRHEEALALADATLRTTTTVEELHYWRGRALQALGDAPAARLAYRRALELNPTYAPAAAALTELGE
- the murJ gene encoding murein biosynthesis integral membrane protein MurJ, with amino-acid sequence MKIRKIRGNITTASPTRSHIAANTLVVAACFGLAAAAGLFRNIIIAQHFTIGAELDAYYAAFKLPDLLFTIVAGGALATAFIPVFADFLAQENRAGAWRLASAITNWVVLIVAIGAGLAGLAAPWLVRRLIAPGFDAAGQAAAADLMRLVLVSTLLFGISSVQTSALHGFKHFLLPALAPVFYPLGIAAGAIWFVPVWGVRGLAMGAVLGAALHLAAKIPALLRYGFRWQPVLDGRSPAVRRVAVLMGPRILDLAVFQFTLIATTNLASRLPAGSVSGLEWGWDAMQLPETIIGTAFGLVAFPTFAELAARHDFSGLRQTLGETTRAVLALAVPAALGLILLGQPLLDMLYGGGSFDSAAITAIYTALRFFALGLAAHTVLELAARAFFAQQDTLTPLFVAIGSAVVSIGLGIVLMQAMGHGGLALANSIAVSAEVLVLFALRRRRWGAVDGRALALTLARVLAATAVMGVTITAVLALAAARSLAPALTLALAAAAGAAAYLLACLSLRERAIFYLAAAVIRPGAKVTPPAPEML